Genomic segment of Plasmodium cynomolgi strain B DNA, scaffold: 0032, whole genome shotgun sequence:
attttgttgttcttccactcgtagcattttttctggttCTTCTACTACTATTACTTCCTCCtgtaattcttcttcttcttcttcttcttcttctataTTTTCCAACAAATGTATAAACCAATTTTTTCAGCTGTATACGTCCATAAGGTTGTGCTGTTTCGCTACCCATTGTTCCCACAAATTTCTTTGTATGCCTATGAATGGAATATCACTTCCCTCATTCCATGTAGTCCGTGTTGATTCATCGATAGCTTTCTGTATATGTTTATGCTGTTCTTGTTTCCATTCCGCCTTTAACATATGAAACCAAGGTTGCTTTGTGCATTATTCGAACACACCTTTATAACGTTCGATCCAGTTTACACAGTTTACATTGCAGTTTGGAGTCCAGTTTGAGGTCACGTTTATCTCAACATTCAGGTCCGAATGGACCGATGTCGGAGTATATTCttgaatttttccttttcttctttttcctcctgtTCTATATTGTCGAACCCAGGAAACTCCATCCCACGAACCTCCAATCTAGGAACCACCACCCTATGAACCCTATCCCTAGGAATCTGAACCATGGAACCACGTCCTGTACTAAGTCCTGTATCCGTCCCTATGGGATCGTCGAATGACACattgttacattttgttcTGTAATTACCTATGTTTTGGTCCTTCATACATGCACTATGTTCCTTTTGCATAAACTCGAGTGCGAGGATTTCGAGCAAGTCTTGCTTCGTTAATTCCCAGTCTGCTTTCTTGCATTCGTCTAGGACTTCTAAGTGGATATCAATAATGGTGCGCTTGTTCACTCTTTTGTGTTGCTTTTGCGGCGTAGATCTGAGGGATGGTCGCCTTTTCGTCATGGTGTAGCCAAAGGACGCAGTTGGTATATTGACGTGTTCCATGTGGTCCGTGATTTCCTCTTCCAGAGAGGGACCCCGCATTTGTTCCATATGTTTGTAACGTCTCCTTCGTCGACGTCCCTCTGCGAAGGGGAAGTACTTCACGCACGAAAACAGTATAAGTAATATTTTAGGGGGAACGTTGTTGTCATAACCCTGAGGAT
This window contains:
- a CDS encoding hypothetical protein (putative); protein product: MDRIHSESSSEGSSTSEEGEGQVECVTEDDDAASAITEDDSQREVGDLSISQQGKEGQASSIPKADTNEIVEGGSAGIKGKDGDTGQSSTTDGILTDSGTSDGTDKGTDLPTTPTVVKDGGFPSLIPYISLVFVVVVGISIFVFFLWKGYDNNVPPKILLILFSCVKYFPFAEGRRRRRRYKHMEQMRGPSLEEEITDHMEHVNIPTASFGYTMTKRRPSLRSTPQKQHKRVNKRTIIDIHLEVLDECKKADWELTKQDLLEILALEFMQKEHSACMKDQNIGNYRTKCNNVSFDDPIGTDTGLSTGRGSMVQIPRDRVHRVVVPRLEVRGMEFPGFDNIEQEEKEEKEKFKNILRHRSIRT